One Coffea arabica cultivar ET-39 chromosome 5c, Coffea Arabica ET-39 HiFi, whole genome shotgun sequence DNA window includes the following coding sequences:
- the LOC140007680 gene encoding uncharacterized protein: protein MTKWAVELAKHDIGYQPRKAIKAQALADFLAEGASLSLTELSPQHEERLPKEPWVLFVDGASSKEGSGAGLLLISPTGEELTYALRLDFPASNNEAEYEALLTGLRIAHQMGITAIQVRSDSQLVVLQVLGEYEAKDEVMKKYLAKVREAVALFETFEIERVPRSQNKRADALSKLASSSFAHLSKEVLVKVLKQKSIDQVQVLAIDSSTTWMTPLVDFLSSGDLPENKAEARRIQLRAAKYAYAGGTLYRRSYLSPWLKCVTPEEGDYVLREIHEGICAAHVGSRVLAKKCLLLGYYWPSVFRDAADLVQKCRACQVHASLRHQPAREMVPIHSPWPFAQ, encoded by the coding sequence ATGACCAAATGGGCTGTCGAGCTAGCCAAGCACGACATCGGCTATCAACCCCGCAAAGCCATCAAGGCCCAGGCCTTAGCGGATTTCCTTGCTGAGGGGGCTAGCTTGAGTCTAACCGAGCTAAGCCCCCAACACGAGGAGCGGCTGCCGAAGGAGCCCTGGGTGTTGTTCGTAGACGGGGCCTCCAGCAAGGAAGGAAGCGGGGCGGGTCTGCTACTCATTTCACCTACCGGGGAAGAACTGACCTACGCCCTCCGATTGGACTTCCCCGCGTCCAACAACGAGGCCGAGTACGAGGCCCTGCTCACAGGATTGCGGATAGCCCACCAGATGGGAATAACCGCGATCCAGGTCAGGAGCGACTCACAGCTCGTCGTCCTTCAAGTCCTTGGGGAGTACGAAGCCAAGGACGAGGTTATGAAGAAGTACCTGGCCAAAGTACGAGAGGCGGTGGCCTTGTTCGAAACGTTCGAAATCGAGCGGGTGCCAAGGTCCCAGAACAAGCGGGCAGACGCCCTTTCAAAGTTGGCATCCTCCTCATTTGCCCACCTGAGCAAGGAGGTATTGGTGAAGGTGCTAAAGCAGAAAAGTATCGATCAGGTCCAGGTCCTGGCTATAGACAGCTCGACCACCTGGATGACGCCCCTCGTTGACTTTCTCAGCTCGGGTGACCTCCCCGAAAACAAAGCTGAGGCCCGACGCATCCAGCTCCGAGCTGCCAAGTACGCCTACGCCGGGGGAACCCTCTACAGGAGGTCGTACTTGTCCCCCTGGCTAAAGTGCGTGACGCCCGAGGAAGGTGATTACGTCCTGCgcgaaatccatgaaggaataTGTGCGGCCCATGTGGGGTCCCGAGTGCTGGCTAAGAAGTGCCTCCTTTTGGGCTACTATTGGCCCTCCGTCTTTCGAGACGCAGCAGATCTGGTCCAGAAATGCCGGGCCTGCCAGGTGCACGCTTCGCTGCGCCATCAGCCAGCTCGGGAGATGGTCCCCATCCACAGTCCTTGGCCCTTCGCTCAATAG